A single Argentina anserina chromosome 7, drPotAnse1.1, whole genome shotgun sequence DNA region contains:
- the LOC126801746 gene encoding uncharacterized protein LOC126801746 isoform X1 gives MAGRSEMRSSLHALNAVMFECNKKLAKNDLLEVEKHLARTPFWSIIKKCQLLTPAQCRKKDSDFQLMIGLYKEEERGFLFPNGSLHRIKEQQVVDILGLNLEGEIYNLSSHSTRPGNNLLIDDCFPNEKSLHVAEVKSALTNALETDPVNHYRIACLIVMFLFATFLFCETGSGLKWSLVAACTDLEEMSKYSWGKMTLEYLLAQLGKHAKDKDTKDMGTKSETQKVAVSGCMPLVMYWLADQIQIQDAAIAKHKDQTPTFVRWQLNKLHLDKLTNEQIEGMFPHITEDVSEAAPPEKSLEAELAKLSIETVQKNDETNLVGGVDNQVLDNLRNKIEHATEELKGLNETILKKTISACDKTKENKIVSLERENKVLKKMLEGANQELELLRSTLEDVSKEKEFLKTLAATAESWKFWDNNLYTAIS, from the exons ATGGCTGGAAGGAGTGAGATGAGATCTAGTCTTCACGCGCTCAATGCGGTGATGTTTGAATGCAACAAGAAACTTGCTAAGAACGACCTTTTGGAGGTGGAAAAGCACCTGGCTAGAACTCCATTTTGgagtattataaaaaaatgccAGCTGCTCACCCCGGCACAGTGTCGTAAAAAAGACTCGGATTTTCAGCTGATGATTGGGCTATacaaggaggaggagagaggtTTCCTGTTTCCTAATGGATCTTTGCATAGGATCAAGGAGCAGCAGGTGGTCGATATCCTCGGGCTGAACCTGGAAGGGGAGATATATAACCTCAGTTCTCACTCCACTAGACCAGGAAACAACTTGTTGATCGATGATTGCTTTCCTAATGAGAAGAGTCTGCATGTAGCAGAGGTGAAGTCTGCCCTTACTAATGCTTTGGAGACAGATCCCGTAAATCACTATAGGATTGCCTGTCTTATAGTGATGTTTCTGTTTGCGACGTTTCTTTTCTGTGAAACGGGATCCGGTTTGAAGTGGAGTTTAGTTGCAGCATGTACTGACTTGGAAGAAATGTCAAAATATTCTTGGGGGAAAATGACATTAGAGTATTTGCTTGCTCAGCTAGGCAAGCACGCGAAGGACAAGGACACTAAGGACATGGGCACAAAGAGTGAAACCCAGAAGGTCGCTGTATCTGGATGTATGCCCCTAGTCATG TATTGGTTGGCTGaccaaatacaaattcaggATGCTGCTATTGCGAAACATAAAGATCAAACACCAACTTTTGTGAGATGGCAGCTCAACAAGCTGCATTTAGACAAGCTAACTAATGAGCAGATAGAG GGAATGTTTCCCCACATAACAGAAGATGTGTCTGAG GCTGCACCGCCAGAGAAGAGCTTAGAAGCAGAGTTGGCAAAGCTGAGTATTGAAACGGTACAAAAAAATGACGAGACCAATCTGGTTGGTGGAGTAGACAACCAG GTCTTGGACAATCTCAGAAATAAGATAGAGCATGCTACTGAGGAGTTGAAAGGATTGAATGAAACTATACTGAAGAAAACCATATCCGCCTGCGACAAAACGAAAGAAAATAAG ATTGTTTCACTGGAGCGAGAGAACAAAGTTCTTAAAAAGATGCTCGAAGGAGCTAATCAAGAATTAGAACTTCTGAGGTCAACCCTTGAg GACGTGAGTAAAGAGAAGGAATTCCTAAAGACCCTGGCTGCAACGGCAGAAAGTTGGAAGTTTTGGGATAACAATTTGTATACTGCTATAAGCTAA